The Dietzia sp. ANT_WB102 region GTCCCGCTCAGGCCCGGACGCTGGTACTGGCGAGACCTCATCGCGACGCTGGATCCGGTCGCGGACGCGGCAGAGATCCATCGCATCACCTCCGCGTACGAATTCCCGTGGGACTACCAGCGGGCACTGGAGCTCGCCCTCTACCGGACCTACTGCATCCCGAGCGTGTCGGCGGTGTTGGAGGAGGCGGGTGAGTTCCGGGACCATCCGCAAAAGAGGTATGACGATACGTCGCTACTCATGGCGGAACTGGTCGAGCACGGGTACGACTCGCCTCGTGGAAAAGAGGCGCTGCGGGTGATCAACCGCCAACACGCGCGATACGAGATTGCGAACGACGACATGCTCTACGTGCTGTCGACGTTCATCTACGAGCCGCTCGAGTGGATCGACGCCACCGGGTGGCGACGCCTGCACCCCACCGAACGACTCGCGGCGTTCCACTTCTACCGAGCTGTCGGTGAGCGCATGAATATCACGGGGATTCCGGAGGATATCGGCGAGTTCCGGCGCTGGCGTGACGACTACGAGGCCCGCACCATGCGCTACGACCGGAACAACGAGCTGATCGGCACCTACACGCTCGACCTCATGTGTTCCTGGTACCCCGCGGCGATTCGCCCGGCAGTCCGTGCGGTCGTGCTCTCGCTCGTCGACGAGGACATGACGCGGGCGTTCGGATTCCCGTGGCGACCGCCGGCCAGGCGCAAGGCAGCATTTGCGGCGCTGCGGGCGCGATCGAGGGTGGTGCGCTGGCTGCCGGTCCGCCGGCGCGAACTCGGGGCTCGCGGGACCGAGAACCGTACGTATCCCGGCTACCCGGAAGGCTACCGGCCCGCCGACCTCGGGGCCTGCCCGATTCGGGTCCGCGACCGATCGGACATCTGTCCAGTCCCGCACGGAGCGGGCGACAGAGCGTTAAAGTGACCTCACCAATCTCAATGCGAAAGCACTGGTCAACGAGTCTCCGAGGTGTGTCCCCGACAGCACCCACGAGGAGATCCAGCCGTGATCCGTACCCGTTGGTCACCACGAAGGAGATGAGCCGATGACCGCAACTGGACGCGATGCCGTCAGAGTTGAGCACGACGACCTCGGCGTCGTAACGATCAGCATTAACCGGCCGGATCGAATGAACGCCCTCGACCACCCCACGGTGAGCGCGCTGACCGAAGTCCTCATCGAACGCGGCACGGATCCGGGTACCCGGGTCATCGTGCTGGCGGGGGAGGGCGGGGCCTTCACCACCGGCGCCGACCTCCAAGCGATCAGGGAAGCGGGTGACGATGCGCCCAGCCCCGAGGCCACCATGCACGGGGCCGCCGCGCTGGTTCGCGCGGTGCTCACCGCGCCCGTCCCGGTGATCGCGGCCGTCACCGGGCCGGCGGCCGGGGTGGGCGTGTCGCTGGCCTTGGCCTCCGACCTCGTCTTCATGTCGGAGGACGCCTACCTGTTGTTCGCGTTTACCAACATCGGCCTCATGCCTGACGGCGGGGCGAGCGTGCTGCTGCCGGCGGCAGTCGGGCGGTCGATCGCTTCGCGCATGCTGTTGCGGGGCGACGCGGTCTCCGCGTCGGAGGCGCACGATGTGGGACTGGCGCTGGAGGTACACCCGACCGCGGACCTCATGCCCGCGGCCGTCAAGCTCGCCCGCCGATTGGCCCGGGGCCCGCGCCGCGCCCTCGAACTGACCAAGCGGGCCGTCACCGGGGCCAC contains the following coding sequences:
- a CDS encoding oxygenase MpaB family protein, with amino-acid sequence MTAAASSDTVSGHTGDKVTTTRAAPTDRPAMPGVFGPIPADLVADTATEHPLTERVPLRPGRWYWRDLIATLDPVADAAEIHRITSAYEFPWDYQRALELALYRTYCIPSVSAVLEEAGEFRDHPQKRYDDTSLLMAELVEHGYDSPRGKEALRVINRQHARYEIANDDMLYVLSTFIYEPLEWIDATGWRRLHPTERLAAFHFYRAVGERMNITGIPEDIGEFRRWRDDYEARTMRYDRNNELIGTYTLDLMCSWYPAAIRPAVRAVVLSLVDEDMTRAFGFPWRPPARRKAAFAALRARSRVVRWLPVRRRELGARGTENRTYPGYPEGYRPADLGACPIRVRDRSDICPVPHGAGDRALK
- a CDS encoding enoyl-CoA hydratase, whose product is MTATGRDAVRVEHDDLGVVTISINRPDRMNALDHPTVSALTEVLIERGTDPGTRVIVLAGEGGAFTTGADLQAIREAGDDAPSPEATMHGAAALVRAVLTAPVPVIAAVTGPAAGVGVSLALASDLVFMSEDAYLLFAFTNIGLMPDGGASVLLPAAVGRSIASRMLLRGDAVSASEAHDVGLALEVHPTADLMPAAVKLARRLARGPRRALELTKRAVTGATLAELDAALVREHEGQCELLVSSDFAEGVSSILEKRRPNFS